A window of Candidatus Neomarinimicrobiota bacterium genomic DNA:
CCTCATTGGCCAACCGGCGAAGCGGCAGGCTGTGACCAATCCCCAGAACACTGTTTACTCCATCAAGCGGTTCATGGGCCGGCTACACATTGAAGTGGACCGAGAAATTGAGGAAGTGCCTTTCGAGGTCCAGGAGGGCTCGAAAGGTGAAGTCCTCGTAAAGGTGGGTGACAAGACCTACCCGCCTCCGGAGATCAGCGCTATGATCCTCCAGAAAATTAAGCAGACAGCTGAAGCTTATCTTGGTACCAAGGTGACGGACGCGGTCATTACTGTTCCGGCCTACTT
This region includes:
- a CDS encoding Hsp70 family protein; translation: MGKIIGIDLGTTNSCVAVMEAGSPNVIQNSEGGRTTPSMVAFTKNGDRLIGQPAKRQAVTNPQNTVYSIKRFMGRLHIEVDREIEEVPFEVQEGSKGEVLVKVGDKTYPPPEISAMILQKIKQTAEAYLGTKVTDAVITVPAY